Part of the Lotus japonicus ecotype B-129 chromosome 6, LjGifu_v1.2 genome, AACAAAATCAGCTTCTCGATCTTAAGGCTGTGTTTGGGTGTTCGCATTGTGCTAGATCATGAGCTCCATTTCATGTTGTCAATTAGAGCCAGAGAGCACCAGCATCTCTTAGCATTCTCTTCAGCGAGCCACTCAAGTGAAGGGTCATAACCGTGTTGGCTGAACCCACAAACTTTCCACCAATGAACACAGCAGGAACAGAAGGGTTGCACCCTAGTCTCATAAGAGCCCACTCCatttctttccctctcaactccTCATCAAGCTCATAGATTGCAGGGCCCACGCCTTGCTCGTAAAACAACCTCTTAATTGCATGGCTCATCCCGCATGAGCTCTTGCTGAATATCACCACCGCCTTCTGTGACGCCAATTTGGACACACGATCCATATCAAATAATAGTATATATGTTATATTTTTCAAAGCACTTGCTAAGCTAGCTAGCACTTAAATGTATGGTATGATGATATGGTTTTAGTTTGAGATGTTTGTGAAGGTTTAAAGGGTTGTGTGTGTTTATATACATGTGGAGTAAGGACATGGTTATGTTTTGATATGATATATCCTGAAGAAGTGAAGGGGGATATTGAAAAGTGAAGGTTCTTGTTCTTccatgatgatgagttgatatGCCATAAATATCCTTGATTAGATTGGGACTTGTGTGGTGTTTGGTTACTCATGAGAATTTGGCTGCTAGTGTGACAAAGAATCTAGTTGGGTGTTTAGATAAGCCAAACATGGCCTAAAGTGGGACCACGGGAATTGGAGGGGGGAAATGGGGGAGGAATGTGAGGTAGTATATCGCATGTGGAGGAAAATGCCGTTGATTACGTGGGAATGATGGTGCGTAAAGAATGTCAACTTTATATAGCAGAAATTCTATTCTAAGATATTCAATTCCCACACTAATATTTTGATAAAAGGActattttttaaacaaaaaggttccattttaaattttatgagTAGAAAACAATAATTGAAAGAGTTTTTGTTTCCTTTACCAGTTTATTAACTTATTTGATTAGAATTGATTGAGACCTAAAGAAAATGCATGTATTGTACAATATTCTGACTTGTTCTTTACGTTTTAATGCGAGTATTCGCAATGAGAGGATTAGTCGGTAGTCctcctgtaacaaaaaaaaagtcggTAGTGGATAGTTTCATAGTGATACCCTAAACtcaaagaaaataattaatatttttttttatctaaacacaataatttttttttggtacaacacCGGAAAATAACACAATATTATTTTTAGTTTAATAATTAACATATATTTTTGGTACATAATAATTAACATATATATTATGTGACGTCGATTTTGCATTTTTAAGAGACAATTTTTTTAGCATTTTTGGAAGGAATCTCTTTAATTTTGGATAAGGGAATAATACATAACACGTGGGTTGCTCATGGAGGGACGTTGACACGCGGCGGATACGAATTGCTGCATTCCTTTTTCTTTGGTGTGAGTATCAGTGATTGAGATTTGGTTCGATTTATGTGGCAAGAACTGCAAAATAATTCTCACAcctaacaatatatatatattttttaaacatCACGATATCCATTGACAATGGAGATTAGTTCTCTCATCATGAATGCTTGTATTGAGGGTAAATTTCTGTAGGCATGCACTAATCGAACTGTATAAGTAAGTCAGTAAGTGGGCTGATGTAACATAAAATGGGTGCCCATAAATTCAGGTGAAT contains:
- the LOC130723489 gene encoding monothiol glutaredoxin-S10, which codes for MDRVSKLASQKAVVIFSKSSCGMSHAIKRLFYEQGVGPAIYELDEELRGKEMEWALMRLGCNPSVPAVFIGGKFVGSANTVMTLHLSGSLKRMLRDAGALWL